In Prunus dulcis chromosome 1, ALMONDv2, whole genome shotgun sequence, the following are encoded in one genomic region:
- the LOC117626409 gene encoding chloride channel protein CLC-d isoform X2, whose protein sequence is MLSNHLHNGIEAPKLAWSRLPNSEDGEPDTVGLIKKSDESSIDSLDYEVIENYAYRKEQEQRGKLYVGYYVMVKWFFALLIGIGTGLAAVFINLSVENFAGWKFALTFAIIQKSYVAGFLVYVLINLVLVFSSVYIVTQFAPAAAGSGIPEIKGYLNGVDMPGILLFRTLIGKIFGSIGSVGGGLALGKEGPLVHTGACIASLLGQGGSSKYHLRSRWLQIFHSDRDRRDLVTCGCAAGVSAAFRAPVGGVLFALEEVTSWWKSQLMWRVFFTSAIVAVVVRTAMGWCKSGKCGHFGSGGFIIWDISDGQEDYSFEEFLPMAVIGVIGGLLGALFNQLTFYIAYWRRNYLHKNGNRVKIIEACLISLITSIISFGLPLLRNCSPCPEANSDSGIECPRPPGMYGNYVNFYCSKDKEYNDLATIFFNTQDDAIRNLFSAKTIHEYSAQSLLTFLVMFYSLAVVTFGTAVPAGQFVPGIMIGSTYGRLVGMFVVKVYKKLNIEEGTYALLGAASFLGGSMRMTVSLCVIMVEITNNLKLLPLIMLVLLISKAVGDAFNEGLYEEQARLRSIPLLESRPKYQMRKMTAKEASGKRVISFPRVVKVADVVSILRSNNHNGFPVIDHARNGETLVIGLMLRSHLLVLLQSKVDFQHSPLPCDPKGSRSIRHTISEFVKPASSKGLSIHDIRLSSDDLEMYIDLALFLNPSPYIVPEDMSLTKVYNLFRQLGLRHIFVVPRPSRVIGLITRKDLLIEENDDSASMELQSTSVRGFDNVALPFAYTG, encoded by the exons ATGCTGTCGAATCATTTGCATAACGGGATCGAGGCGCCGAAGCTCGCCTGGTCTCGTCTTCCGAACTCGGAGGACGGCGAGCCTGACACCGTCGGCCTCATCAAGAAGAGCGACGAGAGCAGCATCGATAGCCTCgactatgaagtcattgagaATTACGCTTATCGGAAAGAACAG GAGCAGAGAGGGAAGCTTTATGTTGGATATTATGTGATGGTGAAGTGGTTCTTTGCTTTGCTCATCGGTATCG GCACTGGATTAGCTGCTGTTTTCATCAATCTTTCCGTTGAGAACTTTGCAGGCTGGAAGTTTGCATTGACATTTGCTATAATACAAAAATCATATGTGGCTGGTTTTTTGGTATACGTATTAATCAActtagttttggttttttcctcTGTATATATTGTTACACAATTTGCACCCGCAGCAGCTGGTTCCGGTATTCCAGAAATCAAGGGATATTTGAATG GGGTTGATATGCCTGGTATACTTCTTTTCAGAACCTTGATTGGAAAG ATATTTGGGAGCATTGGGTCGGTGGGAGGTGGTCTAGCTTTAGGCAAAGAGGGCCCTCTTGTTCATACTGGTGCTTGTATTGCTTCTTTGCTTGGACAA GGTGGATCTTCAAAATACCATCTAAGATCCAGGTGGCTACAAATTTTTCATAGCGACAGAGATCGTCGGGATCTG GTAACCTGTGGGTGTGCAGCCGGAGTTTCTGCTGCTTTTAGAGCTCCTGTTGGCGGCGTACTATTTGCATTGGAGGAAGTTACATCTTG GTGGAAGAGTCAACTTATGTGGCGGGTCTTTTTTACTTCTGCTATTGTGGCTGTTGTGGTGCGTACTGCAATGGGATGGTGTAAGAGTGGAAAGTGTGGACATTTTGGGTCAGGTGGCTTCATAATATGGGACATATCAGA TGGTCAAGAGGACTACTCTTTTGAGGAGTTCTTGCCGATGGCAGTTATTGGAGTTATTGGAGGTCTACTGG GAGCCTTGTTTAACCAGCTTACATTTTATATTGCTTACTGGCGCCGgaattatttgcacaaaaatgGGAATCGAGTCAAG ATAATTGAAGCGTGCCTCATCTCTCTGATAACATCAATCATTTCCTTTGGTTTAccccttttaagaaattgcAGTCCATGCCCTGAAGCAAATTCAGATTCTGGTATTGAATGCCCAAGGCCTCCAGGAATGTATGGGAATTATGTAAAT TTTTATTGCAGCAAGGACAAGGAATACAATGATCTGGCGACTATTTTCTTCAACACTCAg gATGATGCAATCAGGAACTTGTTTAGTGCAAAAACAATTCATGAGTACAGTGCCCAAAGTTTATTGACCTTCTTG GTTATGTTTTATTCATTAGCAGTTGTGACATTTGGTACAGCTGTTCCAGCTGGTCAATTTGTTCCTGGGATAATGATAGGATCAACGTATGGGCGTCTAGTTGGCATGTTTGTTGTTAAAGTTTACAAGAAGCTCAACATTGAAGAGGGAAC ATATGCACTACTCGGTGCGGCTTCTTTTCTTGGAGGTTCAATGCGGATGACAGTGTCTCTATGTGTCATTATGGTTGAAATCACCAATAATTTGAAACTTTTGCCTCTTATCATGCTTGTTCTTCTTATTTCAAAG GCTGTTGGTGATGCTTTCAATGAAGGCCTGTATGAAGAACAGGCACGATTAAGGAGCATTCCACTACTGGAATCAAGACCCAAGTACCAAATGCGGAAGATGACTGCGAAGGAGGCCTCTGGAAAAAGG GTTATTTCCTTCCCTCGTGTTGTTAAGGTTGCAGATGTGGTTTCCATTTTGCGGAGCAACAACCATAATGGCTTCCCT GTGATTGATCATGCAAGAAATGGAGAAACACTTGTCATTGGACTAATGCTGCGTAG TCACTTGTTGGTACTTCTGCAGTCGAAGGTGGATTTCCAGCATAGTCCCTTGCCCTGTGATCCAAAAGGATCCAGGTCTATCAG GCACACTATAAGTGAATTTGTGAAACCTGCTTCCAGTAAAGGATTATCTATACATGATATACGTCTTAGTTCAGATGACTTGGAAATGTACATAGATCTTGCCCTCTTTTTGAACCCATCTCCTTACATTGTCCCTGAGGATATGTCTTTGACAAAG GTATATAATCTTTTCCGCCAACTGGGTCTGAGACATATATTTGTTGTACCCCGGCCATCTCGTGTGATTGGCTTGATTACCAGGAAGGATTTATTGATCGAG GAAAACGACGATTCGGCTTCAATGGAGCTCCAATCGACTAGTGTAAG AGGTTTTGACAATGTGGCACTTCCTTTTGCATATACTGGATAG
- the LOC117626409 gene encoding chloride channel protein CLC-d isoform X5, translating to MLSNHLHNGIEAPKLAWSRLPNSEDGEPDTVGLIKKSDESSIDSLDYEVIENYAYRKEQEQRGKLYVGYYVMVKWFFALLIGIGTGLAAVFINLSVENFAGWKFALTFAIIQKSYVAGFLVYVLINLVLVFSSVYIVTQFAPAAAGSGIPEIKGYLNGVDMPGILLFRTLIGKIFGSIGSVGGGLALGKEGPLVHTGACIASLLGQGGSSKYHLRSRWLQIFHSDRDRRDLVTCGCAAGVSAAFRAPVGGVLFALEEVTSWWKSQLMWRVFFTSAIVAVVVRTAMGWCKSGKCGHFGSGGFIIWDISDGQEDYSFEEFLPMAVIGVIGGLLGALFNQLTFYIAYWRRNYLHKNGNRVKIIEACLISLITSIISFGLPLLRNCSPCPEANSDSGIECPRPPGMYGNYVNFYCSKDKEYNDLATIFFNTQDDAIRNLFSAKTIHEYSAQSLLTFLVMFYSLAVVTFGTAVPAGQFVPGIMIGSTYGRLVGMFVVKVYKKLNIEEGTYALLGAASFLGGSMRMTVSLCVIMVEITNNLKLLPLIMLVLLISKAVGDAFNEGLYEEQARLRSIPLLESRPKYQMRKMTAKEASGKRVISFPRVVKVADVVSILRSNNHNGFPVIDHARNGETLVIGLMLRSHLLVLLQSKVDFQHSPLPCDPKGSRSIRHTISEFVKPASSKGLSIHDIRLSSDDLEMYIDLALFLNPSPYIVPEDMSLTKVYNLFRQLGLRHIFVVPRPSRVIGLITRKDLLIEENDDSASMELQSTSSSASR from the exons ATGCTGTCGAATCATTTGCATAACGGGATCGAGGCGCCGAAGCTCGCCTGGTCTCGTCTTCCGAACTCGGAGGACGGCGAGCCTGACACCGTCGGCCTCATCAAGAAGAGCGACGAGAGCAGCATCGATAGCCTCgactatgaagtcattgagaATTACGCTTATCGGAAAGAACAG GAGCAGAGAGGGAAGCTTTATGTTGGATATTATGTGATGGTGAAGTGGTTCTTTGCTTTGCTCATCGGTATCG GCACTGGATTAGCTGCTGTTTTCATCAATCTTTCCGTTGAGAACTTTGCAGGCTGGAAGTTTGCATTGACATTTGCTATAATACAAAAATCATATGTGGCTGGTTTTTTGGTATACGTATTAATCAActtagttttggttttttcctcTGTATATATTGTTACACAATTTGCACCCGCAGCAGCTGGTTCCGGTATTCCAGAAATCAAGGGATATTTGAATG GGGTTGATATGCCTGGTATACTTCTTTTCAGAACCTTGATTGGAAAG ATATTTGGGAGCATTGGGTCGGTGGGAGGTGGTCTAGCTTTAGGCAAAGAGGGCCCTCTTGTTCATACTGGTGCTTGTATTGCTTCTTTGCTTGGACAA GGTGGATCTTCAAAATACCATCTAAGATCCAGGTGGCTACAAATTTTTCATAGCGACAGAGATCGTCGGGATCTG GTAACCTGTGGGTGTGCAGCCGGAGTTTCTGCTGCTTTTAGAGCTCCTGTTGGCGGCGTACTATTTGCATTGGAGGAAGTTACATCTTG GTGGAAGAGTCAACTTATGTGGCGGGTCTTTTTTACTTCTGCTATTGTGGCTGTTGTGGTGCGTACTGCAATGGGATGGTGTAAGAGTGGAAAGTGTGGACATTTTGGGTCAGGTGGCTTCATAATATGGGACATATCAGA TGGTCAAGAGGACTACTCTTTTGAGGAGTTCTTGCCGATGGCAGTTATTGGAGTTATTGGAGGTCTACTGG GAGCCTTGTTTAACCAGCTTACATTTTATATTGCTTACTGGCGCCGgaattatttgcacaaaaatgGGAATCGAGTCAAG ATAATTGAAGCGTGCCTCATCTCTCTGATAACATCAATCATTTCCTTTGGTTTAccccttttaagaaattgcAGTCCATGCCCTGAAGCAAATTCAGATTCTGGTATTGAATGCCCAAGGCCTCCAGGAATGTATGGGAATTATGTAAAT TTTTATTGCAGCAAGGACAAGGAATACAATGATCTGGCGACTATTTTCTTCAACACTCAg gATGATGCAATCAGGAACTTGTTTAGTGCAAAAACAATTCATGAGTACAGTGCCCAAAGTTTATTGACCTTCTTG GTTATGTTTTATTCATTAGCAGTTGTGACATTTGGTACAGCTGTTCCAGCTGGTCAATTTGTTCCTGGGATAATGATAGGATCAACGTATGGGCGTCTAGTTGGCATGTTTGTTGTTAAAGTTTACAAGAAGCTCAACATTGAAGAGGGAAC ATATGCACTACTCGGTGCGGCTTCTTTTCTTGGAGGTTCAATGCGGATGACAGTGTCTCTATGTGTCATTATGGTTGAAATCACCAATAATTTGAAACTTTTGCCTCTTATCATGCTTGTTCTTCTTATTTCAAAG GCTGTTGGTGATGCTTTCAATGAAGGCCTGTATGAAGAACAGGCACGATTAAGGAGCATTCCACTACTGGAATCAAGACCCAAGTACCAAATGCGGAAGATGACTGCGAAGGAGGCCTCTGGAAAAAGG GTTATTTCCTTCCCTCGTGTTGTTAAGGTTGCAGATGTGGTTTCCATTTTGCGGAGCAACAACCATAATGGCTTCCCT GTGATTGATCATGCAAGAAATGGAGAAACACTTGTCATTGGACTAATGCTGCGTAG TCACTTGTTGGTACTTCTGCAGTCGAAGGTGGATTTCCAGCATAGTCCCTTGCCCTGTGATCCAAAAGGATCCAGGTCTATCAG GCACACTATAAGTGAATTTGTGAAACCTGCTTCCAGTAAAGGATTATCTATACATGATATACGTCTTAGTTCAGATGACTTGGAAATGTACATAGATCTTGCCCTCTTTTTGAACCCATCTCCTTACATTGTCCCTGAGGATATGTCTTTGACAAAG GTATATAATCTTTTCCGCCAACTGGGTCTGAGACATATATTTGTTGTACCCCGGCCATCTCGTGTGATTGGCTTGATTACCAGGAAGGATTTATTGATCGAG GAAAACGACGATTCGGCTTCAATGGAGCTCCAATCGACTAGT
- the LOC117626409 gene encoding chloride channel protein CLC-d isoform X4: MLSNHLHNGIEAPKLAWSRLPNSEDGEPDTVGLIKKSDESSIDSLDYEVIENYAYRKEQEQRGKLYVGYYVMVKWFFALLIGIGTGLAAVFINLSVENFAGWKFALTFAIIQKSYVAGFLVYVLINLVLVFSSVYIVTQFAPAAAGSGIPEIKGYLNGVDMPGILLFRTLIGKIFGSIGSVGGGLALGKEGPLVHTGACIASLLGQGGSSKYHLRSRWLQIFHSDRDRRDLVTCGCAAGVSAAFRAPVGGVLFALEEVTSWWKSQLMWRVFFTSAIVAVVVRTAMGWCKSGKCGHFGSGGFIIWDISDGQEDYSFEEFLPMAVIGVIGGLLGALFNQLTFYIAYWRRNYLHKNGNRVKIIEACLISLITSIISFGLPLLRNCSPCPEANSDSGIECPRPPGMYGNYVNFYCSKDKEYNDLATIFFNTQDDAIRNLFSAKTIHEYSAQSLLTFLVMFYSLAVVTFGTAVPAGQFVPGIMIGSTYGRLVGMFVVKVYKKLNIEEGTYALLGAASFLGGSMRMTVSLCVIMVEITNNLKLLPLIMLVLLISKAVGDAFNEGLYEEQARLRSIPLLESRPKYQMRKMTAKEASGKRVISFPRVVKVADVVSILRSNNHNGFPVIDHARNGETLVIGLMLRSHLLVLLQSKVDFQHSPLPCDPKGSRSIRHTISEFVKPASSKGLSIHDIRLSSDDLEMYIDLALFLNPSPYIVPEDMSLTKVYNLFRQLGLRHIFVVPRPSRVIGLITRKDLLIEENDDSASMELQSTSLASDGDL, translated from the exons ATGCTGTCGAATCATTTGCATAACGGGATCGAGGCGCCGAAGCTCGCCTGGTCTCGTCTTCCGAACTCGGAGGACGGCGAGCCTGACACCGTCGGCCTCATCAAGAAGAGCGACGAGAGCAGCATCGATAGCCTCgactatgaagtcattgagaATTACGCTTATCGGAAAGAACAG GAGCAGAGAGGGAAGCTTTATGTTGGATATTATGTGATGGTGAAGTGGTTCTTTGCTTTGCTCATCGGTATCG GCACTGGATTAGCTGCTGTTTTCATCAATCTTTCCGTTGAGAACTTTGCAGGCTGGAAGTTTGCATTGACATTTGCTATAATACAAAAATCATATGTGGCTGGTTTTTTGGTATACGTATTAATCAActtagttttggttttttcctcTGTATATATTGTTACACAATTTGCACCCGCAGCAGCTGGTTCCGGTATTCCAGAAATCAAGGGATATTTGAATG GGGTTGATATGCCTGGTATACTTCTTTTCAGAACCTTGATTGGAAAG ATATTTGGGAGCATTGGGTCGGTGGGAGGTGGTCTAGCTTTAGGCAAAGAGGGCCCTCTTGTTCATACTGGTGCTTGTATTGCTTCTTTGCTTGGACAA GGTGGATCTTCAAAATACCATCTAAGATCCAGGTGGCTACAAATTTTTCATAGCGACAGAGATCGTCGGGATCTG GTAACCTGTGGGTGTGCAGCCGGAGTTTCTGCTGCTTTTAGAGCTCCTGTTGGCGGCGTACTATTTGCATTGGAGGAAGTTACATCTTG GTGGAAGAGTCAACTTATGTGGCGGGTCTTTTTTACTTCTGCTATTGTGGCTGTTGTGGTGCGTACTGCAATGGGATGGTGTAAGAGTGGAAAGTGTGGACATTTTGGGTCAGGTGGCTTCATAATATGGGACATATCAGA TGGTCAAGAGGACTACTCTTTTGAGGAGTTCTTGCCGATGGCAGTTATTGGAGTTATTGGAGGTCTACTGG GAGCCTTGTTTAACCAGCTTACATTTTATATTGCTTACTGGCGCCGgaattatttgcacaaaaatgGGAATCGAGTCAAG ATAATTGAAGCGTGCCTCATCTCTCTGATAACATCAATCATTTCCTTTGGTTTAccccttttaagaaattgcAGTCCATGCCCTGAAGCAAATTCAGATTCTGGTATTGAATGCCCAAGGCCTCCAGGAATGTATGGGAATTATGTAAAT TTTTATTGCAGCAAGGACAAGGAATACAATGATCTGGCGACTATTTTCTTCAACACTCAg gATGATGCAATCAGGAACTTGTTTAGTGCAAAAACAATTCATGAGTACAGTGCCCAAAGTTTATTGACCTTCTTG GTTATGTTTTATTCATTAGCAGTTGTGACATTTGGTACAGCTGTTCCAGCTGGTCAATTTGTTCCTGGGATAATGATAGGATCAACGTATGGGCGTCTAGTTGGCATGTTTGTTGTTAAAGTTTACAAGAAGCTCAACATTGAAGAGGGAAC ATATGCACTACTCGGTGCGGCTTCTTTTCTTGGAGGTTCAATGCGGATGACAGTGTCTCTATGTGTCATTATGGTTGAAATCACCAATAATTTGAAACTTTTGCCTCTTATCATGCTTGTTCTTCTTATTTCAAAG GCTGTTGGTGATGCTTTCAATGAAGGCCTGTATGAAGAACAGGCACGATTAAGGAGCATTCCACTACTGGAATCAAGACCCAAGTACCAAATGCGGAAGATGACTGCGAAGGAGGCCTCTGGAAAAAGG GTTATTTCCTTCCCTCGTGTTGTTAAGGTTGCAGATGTGGTTTCCATTTTGCGGAGCAACAACCATAATGGCTTCCCT GTGATTGATCATGCAAGAAATGGAGAAACACTTGTCATTGGACTAATGCTGCGTAG TCACTTGTTGGTACTTCTGCAGTCGAAGGTGGATTTCCAGCATAGTCCCTTGCCCTGTGATCCAAAAGGATCCAGGTCTATCAG GCACACTATAAGTGAATTTGTGAAACCTGCTTCCAGTAAAGGATTATCTATACATGATATACGTCTTAGTTCAGATGACTTGGAAATGTACATAGATCTTGCCCTCTTTTTGAACCCATCTCCTTACATTGTCCCTGAGGATATGTCTTTGACAAAG GTATATAATCTTTTCCGCCAACTGGGTCTGAGACATATATTTGTTGTACCCCGGCCATCTCGTGTGATTGGCTTGATTACCAGGAAGGATTTATTGATCGAG GAAAACGACGATTCGGCTTCAATGGAGCTCCAATCGACTAGT TTGGCAAGTGATGGAGACTTGTAA
- the LOC117626409 gene encoding chloride channel protein CLC-d isoform X6, producing MLSNHLHNGIEAPKLAWSRLPNSEDGEPDTVGLIKKSDESSIDSLDYEVIENYAYRKEQEQRGKLYVGYYVMVKWFFALLIGIGTGLAAVFINLSVENFAGWKFALTFAIIQKSYVAGFLVYVLINLVLVFSSVYIVTQFAPAAAGSGIPEIKGYLNGVDMPGILLFRTLIGKIFGSIGSVGGGLALGKEGPLVHTGACIASLLGQGGSSKYHLRSRWLQIFHSDRDRRDLVTCGCAAGVSAAFRAPVGGVLFALEEVTSWWKSQLMWRVFFTSAIVAVVVRTAMGWCKSGKCGHFGSGGFIIWDISDGQEDYSFEEFLPMAVIGVIGGLLGALFNQLTFYIAYWRRNYLHKNGNRVKIIEACLISLITSIISFGLPLLRNCSPCPEANSDSGIECPRPPGMYGNYVNFYCSKDKEYNDLATIFFNTQDDAIRNLFSAKTIHEYSAQSLLTFLVMFYSLAVVTFGTAVPAGQFVPGIMIGSTYGRLVGMFVVKVYKKLNIEEGTYALLGAASFLGGSMRMTVSLCVIMVEITNNLKLLPLIMLVLLISKAVGDAFNEGLYEEQARLRSIPLLESRPKYQMRKMTAKEASGKRVISFPRVVKVADVVSILRSNNHNGFPVIDHARNGETLVIGLMLRSHLLVLLQSKVDFQHSPLPCDPKGSRSIRHTISEFVKPASSKGLSIHDIRLSSDDLEMYIDLALFLNPSPYIVPEDMSLTKVYNLFRQLGLRHIFVVPRPSRVIGLITRKDLLIEENDDSASMELQSTSDAVGK from the exons ATGCTGTCGAATCATTTGCATAACGGGATCGAGGCGCCGAAGCTCGCCTGGTCTCGTCTTCCGAACTCGGAGGACGGCGAGCCTGACACCGTCGGCCTCATCAAGAAGAGCGACGAGAGCAGCATCGATAGCCTCgactatgaagtcattgagaATTACGCTTATCGGAAAGAACAG GAGCAGAGAGGGAAGCTTTATGTTGGATATTATGTGATGGTGAAGTGGTTCTTTGCTTTGCTCATCGGTATCG GCACTGGATTAGCTGCTGTTTTCATCAATCTTTCCGTTGAGAACTTTGCAGGCTGGAAGTTTGCATTGACATTTGCTATAATACAAAAATCATATGTGGCTGGTTTTTTGGTATACGTATTAATCAActtagttttggttttttcctcTGTATATATTGTTACACAATTTGCACCCGCAGCAGCTGGTTCCGGTATTCCAGAAATCAAGGGATATTTGAATG GGGTTGATATGCCTGGTATACTTCTTTTCAGAACCTTGATTGGAAAG ATATTTGGGAGCATTGGGTCGGTGGGAGGTGGTCTAGCTTTAGGCAAAGAGGGCCCTCTTGTTCATACTGGTGCTTGTATTGCTTCTTTGCTTGGACAA GGTGGATCTTCAAAATACCATCTAAGATCCAGGTGGCTACAAATTTTTCATAGCGACAGAGATCGTCGGGATCTG GTAACCTGTGGGTGTGCAGCCGGAGTTTCTGCTGCTTTTAGAGCTCCTGTTGGCGGCGTACTATTTGCATTGGAGGAAGTTACATCTTG GTGGAAGAGTCAACTTATGTGGCGGGTCTTTTTTACTTCTGCTATTGTGGCTGTTGTGGTGCGTACTGCAATGGGATGGTGTAAGAGTGGAAAGTGTGGACATTTTGGGTCAGGTGGCTTCATAATATGGGACATATCAGA TGGTCAAGAGGACTACTCTTTTGAGGAGTTCTTGCCGATGGCAGTTATTGGAGTTATTGGAGGTCTACTGG GAGCCTTGTTTAACCAGCTTACATTTTATATTGCTTACTGGCGCCGgaattatttgcacaaaaatgGGAATCGAGTCAAG ATAATTGAAGCGTGCCTCATCTCTCTGATAACATCAATCATTTCCTTTGGTTTAccccttttaagaaattgcAGTCCATGCCCTGAAGCAAATTCAGATTCTGGTATTGAATGCCCAAGGCCTCCAGGAATGTATGGGAATTATGTAAAT TTTTATTGCAGCAAGGACAAGGAATACAATGATCTGGCGACTATTTTCTTCAACACTCAg gATGATGCAATCAGGAACTTGTTTAGTGCAAAAACAATTCATGAGTACAGTGCCCAAAGTTTATTGACCTTCTTG GTTATGTTTTATTCATTAGCAGTTGTGACATTTGGTACAGCTGTTCCAGCTGGTCAATTTGTTCCTGGGATAATGATAGGATCAACGTATGGGCGTCTAGTTGGCATGTTTGTTGTTAAAGTTTACAAGAAGCTCAACATTGAAGAGGGAAC ATATGCACTACTCGGTGCGGCTTCTTTTCTTGGAGGTTCAATGCGGATGACAGTGTCTCTATGTGTCATTATGGTTGAAATCACCAATAATTTGAAACTTTTGCCTCTTATCATGCTTGTTCTTCTTATTTCAAAG GCTGTTGGTGATGCTTTCAATGAAGGCCTGTATGAAGAACAGGCACGATTAAGGAGCATTCCACTACTGGAATCAAGACCCAAGTACCAAATGCGGAAGATGACTGCGAAGGAGGCCTCTGGAAAAAGG GTTATTTCCTTCCCTCGTGTTGTTAAGGTTGCAGATGTGGTTTCCATTTTGCGGAGCAACAACCATAATGGCTTCCCT GTGATTGATCATGCAAGAAATGGAGAAACACTTGTCATTGGACTAATGCTGCGTAG TCACTTGTTGGTACTTCTGCAGTCGAAGGTGGATTTCCAGCATAGTCCCTTGCCCTGTGATCCAAAAGGATCCAGGTCTATCAG GCACACTATAAGTGAATTTGTGAAACCTGCTTCCAGTAAAGGATTATCTATACATGATATACGTCTTAGTTCAGATGACTTGGAAATGTACATAGATCTTGCCCTCTTTTTGAACCCATCTCCTTACATTGTCCCTGAGGATATGTCTTTGACAAAG GTATATAATCTTTTCCGCCAACTGGGTCTGAGACATATATTTGTTGTACCCCGGCCATCTCGTGTGATTGGCTTGATTACCAGGAAGGATTTATTGATCGAG GAAAACGACGATTCGGCTTCAATGGAGCTCCAATCGACTAGT GATGCAGTTGGCAAGTGA